In Theropithecus gelada isolate Dixy chromosome 13, Tgel_1.0, whole genome shotgun sequence, one DNA window encodes the following:
- the PDCL3 gene encoding phosducin-like protein 3 — protein sequence MQDPNADTEWNDILRKKGILPPKESLKELEEESDEEQHILQQSVVKTYEDMTLEELEDHEDEFNEEDKRAIEMYRRQRLAEWKATKLKNKFGEVLEISGKDYVQEVTKAGEGLWVVLHLYKQGIPLCALINQHLSGLARKFPDVKFIKAISTTCIPNYPDRNLPTIFVYLEGDIKAQFIGPLVFGGMNLTRDELEWKLSESGAIMTDLEENPKKPIEDVLLSSVRRSVFMRRGSSSEGD from the exons ATGCAG GACCCCAACGCAGACACTGAGTGGAATGACATCTTACGCAAAAAGGGTATCTTACCCCCCAAGGAAAGTCTGAAAGAACTGGAAGAGGAGTCAGATGAGGAGCAGCACATCCTCCAGCAGTCAGTGG TGAAAACATATGAAGATATGACTTTGGAAGAGCTGGAGGATCATGAAGATGAGTTTAATGAGGAGGATAAACGTGCTATTGAAATGTACAG ACGGCAGAGACTGGCTGAGTGGAAAGCAACTAAACTGAAGAATAAATTTGGAGAAGTTTTAGAGATCTCAGGGAAGGATTATGTTCAAGAAGTTACCAAAGCTGGCGAGGGCTTGTGGGTCGTCTTGCACCTTTACAAACAAGG AATTCCCCTGTGTGCCCTGATAAATCAGCACCTCAGTGGACTTGCCAGGAAGTTTCCTGATGTCAAATTTATCAAAGCCATTTCAACAACCTGCATACCCAATTATCCGGATAGGAATCTGCCCACGATATTTGTTTACCTGGAAGGAGATATCAAGGCTCAGTTTATTGGTCCTCTGGTGTTTGGCGGCATGAACCTGACAAGAGATG AATTGGAATGGAAACTGTCTGAATCTGGAGCAATTATGACGGACCTGGAGGAAAACCCCAAGAAGCCGATTGAAGACGTGTTGCTGTCCTCAGTGCGGCGCTCTGTCTTCATGAGGAGGGGCAGCAGTTCCGAGGGTGACTGA